One genomic window of Psychrobacillus sp. INOP01 includes the following:
- a CDS encoding Fur-regulated basic protein FbpA, whose amino-acid sequence MMKIKESKTEQKRDDIIEEFVNKGVYKIDGRQLYELNFYELMKEYTTEDESR is encoded by the coding sequence ATGATGAAAATTAAAGAATCAAAAACTGAGCAAAAACGTGATGATATTATCGAAGAGTTTGTGAACAAAGGCGTATATAAAATTGATGGAAGACAATTATATGAGTTAAATTTTTATGAATTAATGAAGGAATATACAACTGAAGATGAAAGTAGATAA